Proteins from a genomic interval of Musa acuminata AAA Group cultivar baxijiao chromosome BXJ1-9, Cavendish_Baxijiao_AAA, whole genome shotgun sequence:
- the LOC135592487 gene encoding asparagine synthetase [glutamine-hydrolyzing]-like isoform X1: MIEREPSDQKEREPFLEKIPRFKETGTEFTSSGTRFVWPWIIPVFVVRSLRFPTFVCFAPVIMCGILAVLGCSDDSRAKRARVLELSRRLKHRGPDWSGLYQHGDCFLAHQRLAIVDPASGDQPLYNEDETIVVTANGEIYNHEELRKRLPGHRFRTGSDCEVIAHLYEEYGEGFMDMLDGIFSFVLLDTRDDSFIAARDAIGITPLYIGWGLEGSVWISSEMKGLNDDCKRFEVFPPGHMYTSKGGSHERWYKPPWYAEAIPSAPYDPLVLREAFEKAVIKRLMTDVPFGVLLSGGLDSSLVAAVICRHMAGTSAAEKWGTQLHSFCVGLEGSPDLKAAKDVADHLGTVHHEFHFTVQDGIDAIEDVIYHTETYDVTTIRASTPMFLMSRKIKAMGVKMVISGEGSDELFGGYLYFHKAPSKEEFHRETCRKIKALHQYDCLRANKATSAWGVEARVPFLDKGFIDVAMGIDPEWKMIKPDLGRIEKWVLRKAFDDEAKPYLPKHILYRQKEQFSDGVGYSWIDELKAHAAEHVSDKMMQHAEHIYPYNTPATKEAYYYRMIFENFFPQNSARLTVPGGPSVACSTATAVEWDAQWSKNVDPSGRAAVGVHASAYDPTAPSLLDAKHRMTEVKASGLTVST, encoded by the exons ATGATCGAGCGAGAACCGTCGGATCAAAAAGAGCGAGAACCGTTCTTGGAGAAGATCCCGAGATTCAAAGAAACAGGCACGGAATTCACGAGCAGTGGGACCCGCTTCGTTTGGCCTTGGATTATACCCGTCTTCGTCGTTCGGTCTCTTCGTTTTCCAACGTTCGTCTGCTTTGCGCCGGTGATCATGTGCGGAATTCTGGCAGTCTTGGGTTGCTCCGATGACTCGCGGGCCAAACGCGCTCGGGTGCTCGAGCTCTCTCGCAG GTTAAAGCATCGCGGTCCAGATTGGAGCGGTCTGTACCAGCATGGAGATTGCTTCCTGGCACACCAGCGGCTGGCAATCGTCGATCCTGCTTCCGGCGACCAGCCTCTGTACAATGAAGACGAAACCATCGTCGTGACG GCGAATGGAGAGATCTACAATCACGAAGAACTGAGGAAACGATTGCCCGGTCACAGGTTCAGAACAGGCAGCGACTGTGAAGTTATCGCGCATCTG TACGAGGAATATGGCGAGGGGTTCATGGATATGTTGGATGGGATCTTCTCGTTCGTGTTGCTGGATACGCGCGACGACAGCTTCATTGCTGCTCGAGATGCGATCGGAATCACTCCTCTCTATATCGGCTGGGGACTCGAAG GCTCTGTGTGGATATCATCAGAGATGAAAGGACTGAATGATGACTGCAAACGCTTTGAGGTCTTCCCTCCGGGGCACATGTACACCAGTAAAGGAGGCAGCCATGAGAGATGGTACAAACCACCTTGGTACGCGGAGGCAATTCCATCAGCCCCGTATGATCCCCTTGTTCTGAGAGAGGCATTCGAGAAG GCTGTCATCAAAAGGCTCATGACTGATGTCCCATTCGGAGTCCTGTTATCCGGTGGCCTTGATTCATCACTGGTTGCTGCTGTGATTTGTCGTCACATGGCCGGAACGAGTGCTGCAGAGAAATGGGGAACCCAACTCCACTCCTTCTGCGTTGGCTTAGAG GGCTCGCCGGATCTGAAGGCTGCGAAGGACGTCGCCGATCACCTGGGAACCGTTCACCATGAGTTCCACTTCACCGTTCAA GACGGAATTGATGCGATCGAGGATGTGATCTATCATACCGAGACGTATGACGTGACCACGATCAGGGCCAGCACACCCATGTTCCTCATGTCTCGCAAGATCAAAGCGATGGGAGTGAAGATGGTGATCTCCGGCGAGGGGTCAGACGAGCTCTTCGGAGGCTACTTGTATTTCCACAAGGCACCAAGCAAGGAAGAATTCCACAGGGAGACATGCCGCAAG ATTAAGGCGCTCCACCAATATGATTGCTTGAGAGCTAATAAAGCAACGTCCGCATGGGGAGTGGAAGCCCGCGTGCCCTTCTTGGATAAGGGATTCATAGACGTCGCAATGGGCATCGATCCAGAATGGAAGATG ATCAAGCCTGATTTGGGGCGGATTGAGAAGTGGGTACTGAGGAAGGCTTTTGACGATGAGGCGAAGCCATACCTGCCGAAG CACATTCTGTACAGGCAAAAGGAGCAATTCAGTGATGGTGTTGGCTACAGCTGGATCGATGAACTGAAAGCCCACGCTGCAGAGCAT GTGTCTGACAAAATGATGCAGCACGCAGAGCACATATATCCATATAACACCCCTGCCACGAAAGAAGCCTACTACTACAGAATGATCTTCGAAAACTTCTTCCCACAG AACTCTGCGAGATTGACTGTTCCCGGGGGTCCGAGCGTGGCGTGCAGCACCGCCACGGCGGTGGAATGGGACGCGCAGTGGTCGAAGAACGTGGATCCCTCGGGCAGAGCTGCTGTGGGCGTGCATGCTTCCGCCTATGACCCAACCGCGCCGTCTCTTCTCGACGCGAAGCACAGAATGACAGAGGTGAAGGCTTCAGGGCTCACTGTAAGCACATAG
- the LOC135592487 gene encoding asparagine synthetase [glutamine-hydrolyzing]-like isoform X2 codes for MIEREPSDQKEREPFLEKIPRFKETGTEFTSSGTRFVWPWIIPVFVVRSLRFPTFVCFAPVIMCGILAVLGCSDDSRAKRARVLELSRRLKHRGPDWSGLYQHGDCFLAHQRLAIVDPASGDQPLYNEDETIVVTANGEIYNHEELRKRLPGHRFRTGSDCEVIAHLYEEYGEGFMDMLDGIFSFVLLDTRDDSFIAARDAIGITPLYIGWGLEGSVWISSEMKGLNDDCKRFEVFPPGHMYTSKGGSHERWYKPPWYAEAIPSAPYDPLVLREAFEKAVIKRLMTDVPFGVLLSGGLDSSLVAAVICRHMAGTSAAEKWGTQLHSFCVGLEGSPDLKAAKDVADHLGTVHHEFHFTVQDGIDAIEDVIYHTETYDVTTIRASTPMFLMSRKIKAMGVKMVISGEGSDELFGGYLYFHKAPSKEEFHRETCRKIKALHQYDCLRANKATSAWGVEARVPFLDKGFIDVAMGIDPEWKMIKPDLGRIEKWVLRKAFDDEAKPYLPKHILYRQKEQFSDGVGYSWIDELKAHAAEHVSDKMMQHAEHIYPYNTPATKEAYYYRMIFENFFPQNSARLTVPGGPSVACSTATAVEWDAQWSKNVDPSGRAAVGVHASAYDPTAPSLLDAKHRMTEVKASGLTG; via the exons ATGATCGAGCGAGAACCGTCGGATCAAAAAGAGCGAGAACCGTTCTTGGAGAAGATCCCGAGATTCAAAGAAACAGGCACGGAATTCACGAGCAGTGGGACCCGCTTCGTTTGGCCTTGGATTATACCCGTCTTCGTCGTTCGGTCTCTTCGTTTTCCAACGTTCGTCTGCTTTGCGCCGGTGATCATGTGCGGAATTCTGGCAGTCTTGGGTTGCTCCGATGACTCGCGGGCCAAACGCGCTCGGGTGCTCGAGCTCTCTCGCAG GTTAAAGCATCGCGGTCCAGATTGGAGCGGTCTGTACCAGCATGGAGATTGCTTCCTGGCACACCAGCGGCTGGCAATCGTCGATCCTGCTTCCGGCGACCAGCCTCTGTACAATGAAGACGAAACCATCGTCGTGACG GCGAATGGAGAGATCTACAATCACGAAGAACTGAGGAAACGATTGCCCGGTCACAGGTTCAGAACAGGCAGCGACTGTGAAGTTATCGCGCATCTG TACGAGGAATATGGCGAGGGGTTCATGGATATGTTGGATGGGATCTTCTCGTTCGTGTTGCTGGATACGCGCGACGACAGCTTCATTGCTGCTCGAGATGCGATCGGAATCACTCCTCTCTATATCGGCTGGGGACTCGAAG GCTCTGTGTGGATATCATCAGAGATGAAAGGACTGAATGATGACTGCAAACGCTTTGAGGTCTTCCCTCCGGGGCACATGTACACCAGTAAAGGAGGCAGCCATGAGAGATGGTACAAACCACCTTGGTACGCGGAGGCAATTCCATCAGCCCCGTATGATCCCCTTGTTCTGAGAGAGGCATTCGAGAAG GCTGTCATCAAAAGGCTCATGACTGATGTCCCATTCGGAGTCCTGTTATCCGGTGGCCTTGATTCATCACTGGTTGCTGCTGTGATTTGTCGTCACATGGCCGGAACGAGTGCTGCAGAGAAATGGGGAACCCAACTCCACTCCTTCTGCGTTGGCTTAGAG GGCTCGCCGGATCTGAAGGCTGCGAAGGACGTCGCCGATCACCTGGGAACCGTTCACCATGAGTTCCACTTCACCGTTCAA GACGGAATTGATGCGATCGAGGATGTGATCTATCATACCGAGACGTATGACGTGACCACGATCAGGGCCAGCACACCCATGTTCCTCATGTCTCGCAAGATCAAAGCGATGGGAGTGAAGATGGTGATCTCCGGCGAGGGGTCAGACGAGCTCTTCGGAGGCTACTTGTATTTCCACAAGGCACCAAGCAAGGAAGAATTCCACAGGGAGACATGCCGCAAG ATTAAGGCGCTCCACCAATATGATTGCTTGAGAGCTAATAAAGCAACGTCCGCATGGGGAGTGGAAGCCCGCGTGCCCTTCTTGGATAAGGGATTCATAGACGTCGCAATGGGCATCGATCCAGAATGGAAGATG ATCAAGCCTGATTTGGGGCGGATTGAGAAGTGGGTACTGAGGAAGGCTTTTGACGATGAGGCGAAGCCATACCTGCCGAAG CACATTCTGTACAGGCAAAAGGAGCAATTCAGTGATGGTGTTGGCTACAGCTGGATCGATGAACTGAAAGCCCACGCTGCAGAGCAT GTGTCTGACAAAATGATGCAGCACGCAGAGCACATATATCCATATAACACCCCTGCCACGAAAGAAGCCTACTACTACAGAATGATCTTCGAAAACTTCTTCCCACAG AACTCTGCGAGATTGACTGTTCCCGGGGGTCCGAGCGTGGCGTGCAGCACCGCCACGGCGGTGGAATGGGACGCGCAGTGGTCGAAGAACGTGGATCCCTCGGGCAGAGCTGCTGTGGGCGTGCATGCTTCCGCCTATGACCCAACCGCGCCGTCTCTTCTCGACGCGAAGCACAGAATGACAGAGGTGAAGGCTTCAGGGCTCACT GGTTGA